The proteins below come from a single Candidatus Eisenbacteria bacterium genomic window:
- the ispG gene encoding flavodoxin-dependent (E)-4-hydroxy-3-methylbut-2-enyl-diphosphate synthase, producing the protein MTNSPHPSIGFPAARPRRSTAVSIGMVTVGGGRPVAVQSMTNTDTADPKATAGQVIELAQAGSEMVRVTVNTPEAAKAVPEIVRRVRDAGVDAPIIGDFHFSGHILLHDHPECARALDKYRINPGNVGVGARHDAHFKRIIEAAAEHQKPVRIGVNWGSLDRELLTELMDANARRPEPLEPQEVTLEAMFQSAVRSAALAEELGQPHDRIVLSAKVSGVRDLITIYRRLASETDFALHVGLTEAGMGMKGIVASTAGLASLLMDGIGDTIRVSLTPIPGGDRREEVWVCQQILQSLDLRHFQPQVTSCPGCGRTTSTFFQELAETVNRHLRARMPHWKALYPGVEELRVAVMGCVVNGPGESRHANIGISLPGTAEEPKAPVFIDGRQVTTLKGPTLAGDFLKLVDEYVSTHYGSDLHATQRR; encoded by the coding sequence ATGACGAATTCCCCGCATCCCTCCATCGGGTTCCCGGCCGCGCGCCCGCGGCGCTCGACCGCCGTATCGATCGGCATGGTCACGGTCGGGGGTGGCCGCCCGGTCGCGGTTCAATCCATGACCAACACCGATACCGCCGATCCCAAGGCGACCGCCGGCCAGGTGATCGAGTTGGCCCAAGCAGGATCGGAGATGGTCCGCGTCACCGTCAACACCCCGGAGGCCGCGAAGGCGGTGCCCGAGATCGTCCGCCGCGTGCGCGATGCGGGAGTCGACGCCCCGATCATCGGGGACTTCCACTTCAGCGGGCATATCCTGCTCCACGACCATCCCGAATGCGCGCGCGCCCTCGACAAGTACCGGATCAACCCGGGAAACGTCGGCGTCGGAGCGCGGCATGACGCGCACTTCAAGCGAATCATCGAAGCGGCGGCGGAACACCAAAAGCCGGTCCGGATCGGCGTGAACTGGGGCTCGCTCGACCGGGAGCTTCTCACCGAGCTGATGGACGCGAACGCGCGCCGCCCCGAGCCGCTCGAGCCGCAAGAGGTCACGCTCGAAGCGATGTTTCAGAGCGCGGTCCGCTCCGCGGCGCTCGCCGAGGAGCTCGGCCAGCCGCACGACCGGATCGTGCTCTCGGCGAAGGTGTCCGGCGTCCGCGATCTGATCACGATCTACCGTCGCCTCGCGTCGGAAACCGATTTCGCGCTCCACGTGGGGCTCACCGAGGCCGGAATGGGAATGAAAGGGATCGTGGCGTCCACGGCGGGGCTGGCGTCGCTTCTCATGGACGGAATCGGCGACACAATCCGCGTGAGCCTGACGCCGATACCCGGCGGCGATCGCCGCGAAGAGGTCTGGGTTTGCCAGCAGATTCTCCAGTCGCTCGACCTCCGGCACTTTCAGCCTCAAGTCACGTCCTGCCCCGGCTGCGGCCGAACAACGAGCACGTTCTTCCAGGAGCTGGCGGAGACCGTGAATCGGCATCTGCGCGCGCGGATGCCGCACTGGAAGGCACTCTATCCGGGCGTCGAGGAGCTGCGGGTCGCGGTGATGGGGTGCGTGGTGAACGGGCCGGGAGAGTCGCGCCACGCGAATATCGGGATCTCCCTCCCGGGCACGGCCGAAGAGCCCAAGGCGCCTGTGTTCATCGATGGCCGCCAGGTCACGACCCTTAAAGGCCCCACCCTTGCTGGCGACTTCCTAAAGCTCGTGGACGAGTACGTCTCCACCCACTACGGATCTGACCTTCACGCCACCCAGCGCCGCTGA
- the ubiE gene encoding bifunctional demethylmenaquinone methyltransferase/2-methoxy-6-polyprenyl-1,4-benzoquinol methylase UbiE — MSSQVRAMFASIARRYDHGNQILSMGFHHRWRRLGVKLSGAKPGSRVLDCATGTGDLAFEFQRAVGPSGQVIGIDFCAEMLEIARAKASREGLPTRFAEADALRLPYEDGSFDVASIAFGIRNLDDPARGVAEMARVVRAGGSVVVLEFGQPGGALFGPLYRFYSANVIPRIGGWVTGERHAYEYFHRTSSEFPCGPAFVSLMESTERFSEVRARRMTGGITHIYVGIVGAPS, encoded by the coding sequence GTGAGCTCTCAGGTGCGCGCCATGTTCGCTTCGATCGCCAGGCGCTACGATCACGGCAACCAGATCCTCTCGATGGGCTTCCACCATCGGTGGCGCAGGCTTGGCGTGAAGCTGAGCGGGGCCAAGCCGGGATCCCGCGTGCTGGATTGCGCGACCGGGACGGGGGATCTCGCGTTCGAGTTCCAGCGCGCGGTCGGCCCTTCGGGGCAGGTCATCGGCATCGATTTTTGCGCCGAGATGCTCGAGATCGCGCGGGCCAAAGCTTCGCGCGAGGGACTCCCCACCCGATTCGCGGAGGCGGATGCGCTGCGGCTGCCCTACGAGGATGGATCCTTCGATGTGGCCTCGATCGCGTTCGGCATCCGGAACCTGGACGACCCCGCGCGCGGCGTGGCCGAGATGGCGCGGGTCGTGCGGGCCGGCGGATCGGTCGTGGTGCTCGAGTTCGGGCAGCCCGGAGGCGCTCTGTTCGGTCCGCTCTACCGTTTCTACAGCGCGAATGTGATTCCGCGCATCGGCGGGTGGGTCACAGGGGAGCGCCATGCCTACGAGTATTTTCACCGCACGTCTTCGGAGTTTCCGTGCGGTCCGGCGTTCGTCTCGCTCATGGAGAGCACGGAGCGTTTCTCCGAGGTCCGCGCGCGCCGCATGACAGGCGGGATCACCCACATTTACGTCGGAATCGTGGGGGCCCCATCGTGA
- a CDS encoding acyl-CoA thioesterase: MRSGVRLAHGEHGAFLRGPRAPHDRRDHPHLRRNRGGPIVSFTIEFAVRFQDVDAGGVLFFGRIYDYCHQAYEEFWGSEGIDRAHFFAGAEYLVPVAHSEADYRLPIRHGDRIRVRIEVTRVGRASFTLRYHVIGPKGDLRVEASTVHAFVNRSTMRPISIPEALRAILLRHLLHEPTPNLAA, translated from the coding sequence GTGCGGTCCGGCGTTCGTCTCGCTCATGGAGAGCACGGAGCGTTTCTCCGAGGTCCGCGCGCGCCGCATGACAGGCGGGATCACCCACATTTACGTCGGAATCGTGGGGGCCCCATCGTGAGCTTCACGATCGAATTCGCGGTTCGATTCCAGGACGTGGACGCGGGCGGCGTGCTCTTCTTTGGCCGGATCTACGACTACTGCCACCAGGCCTACGAGGAGTTCTGGGGCTCGGAGGGTATCGATCGCGCTCATTTCTTCGCCGGCGCCGAATACCTCGTTCCCGTCGCGCATTCCGAGGCGGACTACCGCCTTCCGATCCGCCACGGCGATCGGATCCGCGTGCGGATCGAGGTGACGAGGGTTGGGCGAGCTTCCTTCACCCTGCGCTACCACGTGATCGGTCCGAAAGGGGACCTTCGAGTGGAAGCTTCCACGGTCCACGCGTTCGTGAACCGGTCGACGATGAGGCCGATCTCGATTCCGGAGGCGTTACGCGCGATTCTTCTCCGCCACTTGCTCCACGAGCCGACTCCGAACCTCGCCGCGTAG
- a CDS encoding 2-succinylbenzoate-CoA ligase (converts O-succinylbenzoate to O-succinylbenzoyl-CoA), giving the protein MSGAWTYDPVAFWARARPGRVALRMGGETWTYPRLEEAVSTSAVALFEQGLVSGEHISVEIGADQGLHFATTFHALHRAGLLPVLIGGQAKEPERVRLRQRAHVEFALTAAPEPARPSGTRQTRRPAQPPLLERRLEAPAAICFTSGTEGSPHAVVLSHGNFLWSAIASARYLGVQADDVWLACLPLHHVGGLSVLTRSAYYGTTVLIHDRFQPEAVNRAIDSEGVTLVSLVPPMLERLLDARGARRFPETLRAALVGGGPAPAALLRRAADLGMKALPTYGLTETTSQAATLPLREWPAGLETAGRPLPFLRLEVRSADGRALGPGEEGEIAVRGPTVMSAYFDDERLNEAAFDRRWLRTGDFGVWDEAGRLIVLDRRTDRMVVGGENVSPFEVERVIEAHPAVADVCVVAVPAEAWGHEVVAAVVLRPGATLTLEDLREHAGRTLASYKLPRRLHLADALPRNESGKLLRGEVRSRLVEQVAEKNRA; this is encoded by the coding sequence GTGAGCGGCGCCTGGACCTACGATCCGGTCGCGTTCTGGGCGCGCGCCCGGCCGGGGCGTGTCGCTCTGCGCATGGGCGGGGAGACTTGGACCTACCCACGGCTCGAGGAGGCGGTCTCGACGTCCGCGGTGGCGCTCTTCGAGCAGGGGCTCGTGTCGGGTGAGCACATCTCCGTCGAGATCGGCGCCGACCAGGGCCTGCATTTCGCGACCACGTTTCACGCGCTCCACCGCGCGGGGCTCCTGCCCGTGCTGATCGGGGGGCAGGCCAAGGAACCGGAGCGCGTGCGGCTCCGGCAGCGCGCGCACGTGGAGTTCGCGCTCACCGCGGCACCCGAGCCGGCGCGGCCATCCGGGACGAGACAGACCCGCAGACCGGCCCAGCCGCCCCTGCTCGAGCGCCGGCTCGAGGCGCCGGCCGCGATCTGCTTCACGTCGGGGACGGAGGGATCGCCCCACGCGGTCGTGCTCAGCCACGGAAATTTTCTCTGGAGCGCGATCGCTTCGGCGCGGTATCTCGGGGTCCAAGCGGACGACGTGTGGCTCGCCTGCTTGCCGCTCCATCACGTCGGCGGTCTTTCGGTGCTCACGAGGAGCGCCTACTACGGAACGACGGTTCTGATCCACGATCGGTTTCAGCCGGAAGCGGTGAATCGGGCGATCGACTCGGAGGGGGTCACCCTCGTGTCGCTCGTTCCTCCGATGCTCGAGCGCCTGCTGGATGCGCGCGGCGCCCGCCGATTCCCGGAGACCCTCCGCGCCGCCCTCGTCGGAGGGGGACCCGCGCCCGCGGCCCTCCTGCGCCGCGCGGCCGATCTCGGGATGAAGGCGCTGCCCACCTACGGTCTCACCGAGACGACCTCGCAAGCCGCGACGCTTCCCCTTCGTGAGTGGCCCGCGGGCCTGGAGACCGCGGGCCGGCCGCTCCCGTTCCTCCGCCTCGAAGTGAGGTCCGCGGACGGGCGCGCGCTCGGCCCGGGAGAGGAGGGAGAAATCGCCGTCCGCGGACCGACCGTGATGAGCGCGTACTTCGACGACGAGCGGTTGAACGAGGCGGCCTTCGACCGGCGCTGGCTCCGAACGGGCGACTTCGGCGTGTGGGATGAAGCGGGCAGGCTCATCGTTCTCGACCGGCGCACCGACCGGATGGTCGTGGGCGGCGAAAATGTCTCCCCGTTCGAAGTGGAGCGGGTCATCGAGGCGCATCCCGCCGTGGCCGACGTTTGTGTCGTGGCGGTTCCGGCCGAGGCCTGGGGACACGAGGTCGTCGCGGCCGTGGTCCTTCGCCCGGGGGCTACCCTCACGCTCGAGGATTTGCGCGAGCACGCCGGAAGGACCCTCGCATCGTACAAGCTGCCCAGGCGGCTTCACCTCGCGGACGCGTTGCCGCGGAACGAGTCGGGAAAACTTCTACGCGGCGAGGTTCGGAGTCGGCTCGTGGAGCAAGTGGCGGAGAAGAATCGCGCGTAA
- a CDS encoding o-succinylbenzoate synthase, with the protein MSIVRARLQSYSLSLRDPWPSADGNVNDRRGWILALEDNSGRVGLGDAAPFPGFGLETHASAGAGLKLAMARIVGTSRDGFAAVIADLTRLAPVAAAPTARAAIDCALHDLMAQEEGLPLARYLGGAQTLREVPANVTIPRVPPGRAAELGRRAVDAGVGTLKLKVGGAPRAEDEERLRALRDAVGPEVRIRIDANQAWGCDEAIEALRSFARYRLEYAEQPVAADDIEGLARVHQASPVPIAADETVRGVESAEAILYRSAADILILKPMALGGLREARSVLNVASEGDMPVVVTSLVESAVGRTAAVHFAASLGETAYAHGLATGEALREDIAPSPALTRGAIAVPQRPGLGVKPSDDFWRDAFTVEAE; encoded by the coding sequence ATGAGCATCGTCCGCGCGCGTCTCCAGTCCTACTCCCTTTCCCTCCGCGACCCGTGGCCGAGCGCCGACGGAAACGTGAACGACCGGCGCGGGTGGATCCTCGCGCTCGAGGACAACTCCGGCCGCGTAGGGCTGGGAGACGCGGCCCCGTTTCCGGGATTCGGCCTCGAGACCCATGCCTCGGCCGGAGCGGGCCTCAAGCTCGCGATGGCGCGTATCGTGGGGACGTCCCGCGATGGGTTCGCCGCGGTCATCGCCGATCTGACGCGATTGGCCCCCGTGGCCGCGGCGCCGACGGCAAGGGCCGCGATCGATTGCGCCCTCCACGACTTGATGGCGCAGGAGGAGGGTCTCCCGCTCGCGCGATACCTGGGAGGCGCCCAGACTCTGCGGGAGGTGCCGGCGAACGTCACCATCCCGCGCGTGCCCCCCGGCCGCGCGGCGGAGCTGGGCCGGCGTGCGGTCGACGCCGGCGTCGGGACCCTCAAGCTCAAAGTAGGCGGCGCGCCGCGTGCCGAGGATGAGGAGCGGCTTCGCGCCCTGCGCGATGCCGTGGGACCGGAAGTGCGGATCCGGATCGACGCCAATCAGGCTTGGGGCTGCGACGAAGCGATCGAGGCGCTCCGTTCCTTCGCGCGCTACCGTCTCGAGTACGCGGAGCAGCCGGTCGCGGCCGACGACATCGAGGGACTCGCCCGCGTGCATCAGGCCTCCCCCGTCCCGATCGCGGCCGACGAAACCGTCCGCGGCGTCGAAAGCGCCGAAGCGATCCTGTACCGTTCCGCGGCGGATATTCTCATCCTGAAGCCGATGGCGTTGGGCGGGCTGCGCGAGGCGCGGTCGGTGCTGAACGTCGCGAGCGAGGGGGACATGCCGGTCGTCGTGACCTCGCTCGTCGAGAGCGCGGTGGGGCGCACCGCGGCGGTTCACTTCGCGGCCTCCCTCGGCGAGACCGCGTACGCGCACGGCCTCGCCACGGGAGAAGCGCTCCGTGAAGACATCGCCCCCTCCCCCGCGCTGACGCGCGGCGCGATCGCGGTCCCCCAGCGGCCCGGATTGGGCGTGAAGCCGTCCGACGATTTCTGGCGGGACGCGTTCACCGTCGAGGCCGAGTGA
- a CDS encoding 1,4-dihydroxy-2-naphthoate polyprenyltransferase — protein MSRARAWLHAARIPTLAAAVVPVAVGSALAARDHRFRPGPALAALLGAIFIQIGTNLVNDWGDFLRGADTRERLGPPRALAMGWLTTSEVGAGIIASFLCATLAGVYLVATAGWIVVAIGLTSIAAGIAYTAGPWPLAYTGLGEIFVFVFFGMVAVCGTYFVEGNTLSPDVMLAAIPVGALATAILVVNNVRDLDGDRAAGKRTLAVRVGRRGARAEYVALLAVAYATPALLALSGRASGWVILPFLTVPFAALEGRRVLAREDGASLNAALKGTARLHVLFGILFATGMMIA, from the coding sequence ATGAGCCGCGCGCGCGCGTGGCTCCACGCCGCGCGGATTCCGACCCTCGCGGCCGCCGTGGTCCCCGTCGCCGTCGGGTCCGCGCTCGCCGCGCGCGACCATCGCTTCCGGCCGGGCCCCGCGCTCGCGGCGCTCCTGGGCGCGATCTTCATCCAGATCGGTACCAATCTCGTGAACGATTGGGGCGACTTTCTCCGGGGCGCGGACACCCGCGAGCGTCTCGGACCACCCCGGGCGCTAGCGATGGGCTGGCTCACTACCTCGGAGGTGGGTGCCGGGATCATCGCCTCCTTTCTCTGCGCGACTTTGGCCGGCGTCTATCTCGTGGCCACGGCGGGTTGGATCGTGGTCGCGATCGGGCTCACGTCGATCGCGGCGGGAATTGCCTACACCGCGGGGCCCTGGCCGCTTGCGTATACTGGATTGGGAGAGATCTTCGTTTTCGTCTTCTTCGGGATGGTGGCCGTGTGCGGAACTTACTTCGTCGAGGGGAACACCCTTTCGCCCGACGTGATGTTGGCGGCGATTCCCGTCGGCGCGCTGGCAACGGCGATCCTCGTGGTGAACAACGTGCGGGATCTGGACGGAGACCGGGCCGCGGGGAAACGCACCCTCGCCGTTCGGGTGGGACGCCGCGGCGCGCGCGCGGAGTATGTGGCGCTCCTCGCGGTCGCCTATGCCACCCCGGCGCTCCTGGCCTTGTCGGGGCGCGCCAGCGGGTGGGTGATCCTTCCCTTCCTCACCGTGCCGTTCGCGGCGCTCGAGGGGCGGCGGGTTCTTGCGCGCGAGGACGGGGCTTCGCTCAACGCGGCGCTTAAGGGCACGGCGCGTCTCCACGTGCTCTTTGGGATTCTGTTCGCAACCGGAATGATGATCGCGTGA
- the menB gene encoding 1,4-dihydroxy-2-naphthoyl-CoA synthase — MTQAVGIAWKPARTFTDILYEKAEGIAKITINRPDVRNAFRPLTVREMIQAFEDVREDPEIGVAILTGAGTEAFCSGGDQRVRGAAGYVGDDQVPRLNVLDLQKQIRSLPKPVVAMVAGYAVGGGHVLHVVCDLTIAADNARFGQTGPKVGSFDGGFGASYLARIVGQKKAREIWYLCRQYDAAQAHEMGLVNEVVPLERLEEETVAWCREMLAMSPLAIRCLKASFNAECDGEVGLQELAGNATLLFYMTEEAQEGRNAYLERRKPDFSKFRRLP, encoded by the coding sequence ATGACCCAGGCCGTAGGCATCGCGTGGAAGCCCGCGCGCACGTTCACCGACATCCTCTATGAGAAGGCCGAGGGAATCGCGAAGATCACGATCAACCGACCCGACGTGCGAAACGCGTTCCGCCCCCTCACCGTGCGGGAGATGATCCAAGCCTTCGAGGACGTGCGGGAAGATCCCGAGATCGGCGTCGCGATCCTGACCGGCGCGGGGACCGAAGCATTCTGCTCGGGGGGAGACCAGCGCGTGCGGGGGGCCGCCGGCTACGTCGGCGACGATCAGGTGCCCCGCTTGAACGTTCTGGACCTTCAAAAACAGATCCGGTCCCTCCCCAAGCCGGTCGTGGCCATGGTCGCGGGGTACGCGGTCGGCGGCGGGCACGTGCTTCACGTCGTGTGCGATCTGACGATCGCGGCCGACAACGCGCGCTTCGGCCAGACCGGCCCGAAGGTCGGCTCCTTCGACGGGGGATTCGGGGCGTCCTACCTCGCGAGAATCGTGGGACAGAAAAAGGCTCGCGAGATCTGGTACCTCTGCCGCCAGTACGACGCCGCGCAGGCTCACGAGATGGGGCTCGTGAACGAGGTCGTCCCGCTCGAGCGGCTGGAAGAGGAAACCGTCGCATGGTGCCGGGAGATGCTGGCCATGAGCCCGCTCGCGATCCGGTGCCTCAAGGCCTCCTTCAACGCCGAATGCGACGGCGAGGTGGGATTGCAAGAGCTTGCCGGAAACGCGACGCTTCTCTTCTACATGACGGAGGAGGCGCAGGAGGGACGGAATGCCTACCTCGAGCGGCGAAAGCCCGACTTCTCCAAGTTCCGCCGTCTCCCCTGA